The Caldibacillus debilis DSM 16016 genome includes a region encoding these proteins:
- a CDS encoding Glu/Leu/Phe/Val family dehydrogenase — protein sequence MEIFKYMEKYDYEELHLCYDQASGLKAVIAIHDTTLGPALGGARMWTYETEEAAIEDALRLARGMTYKNAAAGLNLGGGKTVIIGDPRTEKSEAKFRALGRYIQGLNGRYITAEDVGTTVEDMDIIYQETDYVTGVSPAFGSSGNPSPATAYGVYKGMKACAKEYFGNESLAGRTIAVQGAGSVAFHLCRHLHEEGANLIVTDIEPDKVKRAVEAYGAKAVDPEDIYETECDIFAPCALGAVINEETIPKLKAKIIAGSANNQLKDEKHGEILHERGILYAPDYVINAGGVINVADELYGYNRERAMKKVEQIYHNLQKVFEIARRDRIPTYLAADRMAEERIKEIRQTRSTFLPNEKHALSRRMR from the coding sequence ATGGAAATCTTTAAATACATGGAAAAGTACGATTATGAGGAGCTGCATCTGTGCTACGATCAAGCGTCGGGTTTGAAGGCGGTCATCGCGATCCACGATACCACCCTGGGGCCGGCCCTCGGCGGGGCGAGGATGTGGACTTATGAGACCGAGGAGGCGGCGATTGAAGACGCCCTCCGCCTGGCGAGGGGAATGACGTATAAAAACGCGGCGGCCGGCTTGAATTTGGGCGGCGGGAAAACGGTCATCATCGGCGATCCGCGGACGGAGAAAAGCGAAGCCAAGTTCCGCGCCCTCGGCAGGTACATCCAGGGGTTGAACGGCCGTTACATCACCGCGGAAGACGTCGGGACGACGGTGGAAGACATGGATATCATTTATCAGGAGACGGATTATGTGACGGGCGTCTCTCCCGCTTTCGGTTCATCGGGAAATCCGTCGCCGGCAACCGCCTACGGGGTGTACAAAGGCATGAAGGCCTGCGCCAAAGAATATTTCGGAAACGAATCCCTCGCCGGGCGGACGATCGCCGTTCAGGGTGCGGGAAGCGTCGCCTTCCACCTTTGCCGGCACTTGCATGAAGAGGGGGCGAACCTCATCGTGACGGACATTGAGCCGGACAAGGTAAAACGGGCGGTGGAGGCATACGGCGCCAAAGCCGTCGACCCCGAAGACATCTACGAGACGGAATGCGACATTTTCGCCCCGTGCGCGCTGGGCGCGGTCATCAATGAGGAAACCATCCCGAAATTGAAGGCGAAGATCATTGCCGGTTCCGCCAACAACCAGCTGAAGGATGAGAAACACGGGGAAATCCTTCACGAAAGGGGCATCCTTTACGCCCCCGATTATGTGATCAACGCGGGAGGCGTGATCAACGTCGCCGACGAATTATACGGTTACAACCGGGAACGGGCGATGAAAAAAGTGGAACAGATTTATCACAACCTGCAAAAGGTTTTCGAAATCGCCAGGCGGGACCGGATCCCCACCTACTTGGCCGCCGACCGGATGGCGGAGGAACGGATTAAGGAAATCCGGCAGACGCGGAGTACGTTTTTGCCGAATGAAAAACACGCATTAAGCCGGCGAATGAGATAA
- the lpdA gene encoding dihydrolipoyl dehydrogenase translates to MAKEYDLVIIGGGTGGYVAAIRASQLGLKTAVVEKEALGGTCLHRGCIPTKVLLKSAEIYQTVKNSENYGIIGGPATINFSKIQERKSSIVEKLHQGVQYLLKKGKIDVYYGTGRLLGPSIFSPLAGGSVSVELNVGKENEILLPKNIILATGSRPKTLPGLNVDGVTVFTSDDALMMKELPESVIIVGGGVIGIEWASMLADFGVGVTVIEYEKRILPSEDGEIAAEMEKALRKKGVEIATGAKVLTETAAAGEKGISVEAETEGGRRIFTAEKMLVSVGREANTEGIGLENTDIETDRGFIRVNEYYQTKESHIYAVGDVIGGLQLAHAAAREGTIAVEHIAGLRPDPLAYENVPRCVYSRPEVASVGLSEEEARAKGYSVKIGRFPFQAVGKALINGDGEGFIKIIADEKTDDLLGIHMIGAHVTDLIAEGSLAKFLDAVPWEIAQAVHPHPTLSEIFSEAALAVDGKAIHI, encoded by the coding sequence ATGGCAAAGGAATACGATCTGGTCATCATCGGCGGGGGCACCGGCGGCTATGTGGCGGCGATCCGGGCCTCCCAATTGGGCTTGAAAACGGCCGTCGTGGAGAAGGAGGCCCTGGGAGGCACCTGCCTGCACCGGGGCTGCATCCCGACCAAGGTTTTGTTGAAGAGCGCCGAGATCTATCAAACGGTGAAAAACAGCGAAAATTACGGGATTATAGGCGGTCCGGCCACGATAAATTTTTCGAAAATTCAGGAAAGAAAGTCATCGATTGTGGAAAAATTGCATCAGGGCGTCCAATATTTGCTGAAGAAAGGAAAAATTGACGTCTATTACGGGACCGGACGGCTTTTGGGCCCCTCCATATTTTCTCCGCTGGCGGGAGGTTCCGTTTCCGTGGAATTGAACGTGGGGAAAGAAAATGAGATCCTGCTTCCGAAAAACATCATCCTCGCCACGGGATCCCGGCCGAAAACCCTCCCGGGGCTGAACGTCGATGGGGTGACGGTCTTCACCTCGGATGATGCGCTGATGATGAAGGAACTTCCGGAATCGGTGATCATCGTCGGCGGCGGGGTGATCGGCATCGAATGGGCATCGATGCTCGCCGATTTCGGCGTGGGCGTTACGGTCATCGAATACGAAAAACGGATCCTGCCGTCCGAAGACGGCGAGATCGCGGCGGAGATGGAAAAGGCCTTGCGGAAAAAGGGGGTTGAAATCGCCACCGGGGCGAAGGTGCTGACGGAAACCGCCGCCGCAGGGGAAAAGGGGATTTCCGTGGAGGCGGAAACGGAAGGGGGAAGGAGGATATTCACGGCGGAGAAAATGCTCGTCTCCGTCGGAAGGGAAGCGAACACGGAAGGGATCGGCCTGGAAAATACGGATATTGAAACCGACCGGGGCTTCATTCGCGTCAATGAATATTATCAGACGAAGGAATCCCATATTTATGCCGTCGGCGACGTGATCGGCGGGTTGCAGCTGGCCCATGCGGCGGCAAGGGAAGGGACGATCGCCGTGGAACATATCGCGGGTTTGCGTCCGGATCCCCTCGCCTACGAAAATGTTCCGCGCTGCGTCTATTCCCGGCCGGAAGTCGCCTCCGTCGGTTTGTCGGAGGAGGAGGCGAGGGCGAAGGGATATTCGGTGAAGATCGGAAGATTTCCCTTCCAGGCGGTCGGAAAGGCGCTCATCAACGGCGACGGGGAAGGGTTCATCAAGATCATCGCCGATGAAAAAACCGATGATCTCTTGGGGATTCACATGATCGGCGCCCATGTGACCGATTTGATTGCCGAGGGGAGCCTCGCCAAGTTTTTGGATGCCGTCCCTTGGGAGATCGCCCAGGCCGTGCATCCCCATCCGACGCTGTCGGAGATCTTTTCGGAGGCGGCTCTCGCGGTCGACGGAAAGGCGATCCATATTTGA